In the genome of Monodelphis domestica isolate mMonDom1 chromosome 2, mMonDom1.pri, whole genome shotgun sequence, one region contains:
- the LOC100022788 gene encoding olfactory receptor 2W1-like, with protein sequence MRHHNYSSPDGFILLGFSDHPELEMVLSGIVTVFYLITLIGNTAVILVSLLYPQLHTPMYFFLRNLSFLDLCFTTSIIPQMLVNLWGQDKAISYVGCAIQLYGYMWFGSVECLLLAVMSYDRFTAVCKPLHYLVIMNPQICLQMVSAAWGISLANSVVLCTMTLKLPRCGNHILDHFLCELPALVKIACIDTTAIEMTVFALGIIIILIPLSFILISYALIAKAVIRMKSAVGRKKAINTCGSHLTVVSIFYGTIIYMYMQPGNSASKDQGKFLTLFYTIITPSLNPIIYTLRNKDMKGAMKKLVKGDKGSLEIGGH encoded by the coding sequence ATGAGGCATCACAATTATAGTTCTCCAGATGGGTTTATCTTGCTGGGCTTTTCTGATCACCCTGAACTGGAAATGGTCCTCTCTGGAATTGTCACAGTCTTCTATTTAATCACTTTGATAGGAAACACAGCTGTTATCCTTGTATCTCTTCTGTATCCTCAGCTCCATACACCTATGTATTTTTTCCTCAGGAACTTATCTTTCTTAGACCTGTGCTTTACCACCAGCATTATTCCTCAGATGCTGGTAAATTTATGGGGACAAGATAAGGCTATCAGTTATGTGGGCTGTGCCATCCAGCTCTATGGCTACATGTGGTTTGGATCTGTGGAGTGCCTTCTATTGGCTGTGATGTCCTATGACCGCTTCACTGCTGTCTGCAAACCCCTGCACTATTTAGTTATCATGAACCCACAGATCTGCCTTCAGATGGTGTCTGCAGCCTGGGGGATCAGCTTGGCTAATTCTGTTGTGCTCTGTACAATGACTCTGAAATTGCCAAGATGTGGAAATCATATCCTGGACCATTTTCTCTGTGAACTTCCAGCTCTGGTCAAGATAGCCTGTATAGATACTACAGCAATAGAAATGACTGTATTTGCTTTGGGCATTATCATAATCCTGATACCTCTTTCCTTCATCCTCATCTCCTATGCCTTAATTGCCAAAGCTGTGATAAGGATGAAGTCAGCAGTAGGTCGGAAGAAGGCAATCAATACATGTGGTTCTCACCTCACAGTGGTATCCATTTTCTATGGAACTATAATTTACATGTACATGCAACCAGGAAACAGTGCATCCAAGGACCAAGGCAAATTCCTTACCCTCTTCTATACTATTATTACTCCCAGCCTCAACCCTATTATATACACCCTCAGGAACAAAGACATGAAGGGGGCAATGAAGAAACTGGTAAAGGGAGATAAAGGATCTCTGGAAATTGGGGGGcattag